The following coding sequences are from one Streptomyces angustmyceticus window:
- a CDS encoding SIMPL domain-containing protein, with amino-acid sequence MTDPADQSAPTAPASGTTPTALPYGTPDTPRLAVRGEARLDVDPEIARIAVTVTARGTDRTTALADLTRRNEAALTLIRSHGDAVERLETGTFSLTPQLTEKGRHERVRAYHGRVTHTAALNDFTTLGELTTRLADLDLTRVDGPWWDLRPDSPAHRAARTQAVREAVQRAREYAEALGARLDALLEIADLGAEDATPPAGPALRSFAGYGAAAQESAPALDLEPQRQTVHAHVNARFTMTRPAL; translated from the coding sequence ATGACCGACCCCGCCGACCAGAGCGCCCCCACCGCCCCCGCGAGCGGCACCACCCCGACCGCCCTCCCCTACGGCACCCCGGACACCCCCCGCCTCGCCGTGCGCGGCGAAGCCCGCCTCGACGTCGACCCCGAAATCGCCCGCATCGCCGTCACCGTCACCGCCCGCGGCACCGACCGCACCACCGCCCTCGCCGACCTCACCCGCCGCAACGAAGCCGCCCTCACCCTCATCAGGAGCCACGGCGACGCCGTCGAAAGACTCGAAACCGGCACCTTCAGCCTCACCCCCCAACTCACCGAGAAGGGCCGCCACGAACGCGTCCGCGCCTACCACGGACGCGTCACCCACACCGCCGCCCTCAACGACTTCACCACCCTCGGCGAACTCACCACCCGCCTCGCCGACCTCGACCTCACCCGCGTCGACGGCCCGTGGTGGGACCTGCGCCCCGACTCACCCGCCCACCGTGCCGCCCGCACCCAGGCCGTCCGCGAAGCCGTCCAGCGCGCCCGCGAATACGCCGAAGCCCTCGGCGCCCGCCTCGACGCCCTCCTCGAAATCGCCGACCTCGGCGCCGAGGACGCCACACCCCCGGCCGGCCCCGCCCTGCGCTCCTTCGCCGGCTACGGCGCCGCCGCCCAGGAATCCGCCCCCGCCCTCGATCTCGAACCCCAGCGCCAAACCGTCCACGCCCATGTCAACGCGCGCTTTACGATGACCCGTCCCGCACTCTGA
- the pyk gene encoding pyruvate kinase encodes MRRAKIVCTLGPATDSYEQIKALVDAGMDIARFNLSHGTYAEHEARFDRVRKASEETRRSVGILADLQGPKIRLGRFREGPVLLERDDEFTITVEPAVEGDRQICGTTYNGLAADVTTGERILVDDGKVTLEVTDVDGPHVRTRVVEGGMVSDHKGLNLPGVAVSVPALSEKDQDDLRWALRYGADIIALSFVRSGRDIEDVHRIMREEGRFLPVIAKVEKPQAVDNIDDIVAAFDGIMVARGDLGVEMPLETVPIVQKRAIKLAKRNAKPVIVATQMLDSMIDNSRPTRAEASDVANAVIDGTDAVMLSGETSVGKYPTETVKTMSRIVEAAEEDLLAKGLPPLTEANKPRTQGGAVARAAADMGDFLGAKFLVAFTQSGDTVRRLSRYRSPIPLLAFTPDPATRSQLNVSWGVETFLGPTVDSTDEMVAQVDEQLLRLGRCQKGDVVIITAGSPPGVPGSTNLVRVHHIGEDDSPK; translated from the coding sequence ATGCGCCGAGCAAAGATCGTCTGCACACTGGGACCCGCCACCGACTCGTACGAGCAGATCAAAGCCCTCGTCGACGCCGGAATGGACATCGCCCGCTTCAACCTCAGCCACGGCACCTACGCCGAACACGAAGCGCGATTCGACCGGGTCCGCAAAGCATCCGAAGAAACCCGCCGCAGCGTCGGCATCCTCGCCGACCTACAAGGTCCGAAGATCCGACTCGGCCGATTCCGCGAAGGCCCTGTACTTCTCGAACGCGACGACGAGTTCACCATCACCGTGGAACCCGCCGTCGAAGGCGACCGGCAGATCTGCGGCACCACCTACAACGGCCTCGCCGCCGACGTCACCACCGGCGAACGCATCCTCGTCGACGACGGAAAGGTCACCCTCGAAGTCACCGACGTCGACGGACCCCACGTCCGCACCAGGGTGGTCGAAGGCGGCATGGTCTCCGACCACAAGGGGCTCAACCTCCCCGGCGTCGCCGTCTCCGTCCCCGCCCTCTCCGAGAAGGACCAGGACGACCTCCGCTGGGCCCTGCGCTACGGCGCCGACATCATCGCCCTCTCCTTCGTCCGCAGCGGCCGCGACATCGAGGACGTCCACCGCATCATGCGCGAGGAGGGCCGCTTCCTCCCCGTCATCGCCAAGGTCGAAAAACCCCAGGCCGTCGACAACATCGACGACATCGTCGCCGCCTTCGACGGCATCATGGTCGCCCGCGGCGACCTCGGCGTCGAAATGCCCCTCGAAACCGTCCCGATCGTCCAGAAGCGCGCCATCAAACTCGCCAAGCGCAACGCCAAACCGGTCATCGTCGCCACCCAGATGCTCGACTCGATGATCGACAACTCCCGCCCCACCCGCGCCGAGGCCTCCGACGTCGCCAACGCCGTCATCGACGGCACCGACGCCGTCATGCTCTCCGGCGAGACCAGCGTCGGTAAGTACCCCACCGAGACCGTCAAGACGATGAGCCGCATCGTCGAGGCCGCCGAGGAAGACCTCCTCGCCAAGGGCCTCCCGCCGCTCACCGAGGCCAACAAGCCCCGTACCCAGGGCGGCGCCGTCGCCCGCGCCGCCGCCGACATGGGCGACTTCCTCGGCGCCAAGTTCCTCGTCGCCTTCACCCAGTCCGGCGACACCGTCCGCCGCCTCTCCCGCTACCGCTCGCCCATCCCGCTCCTGGCCTTCACCCCCGACCCGGCCACCCGCTCCCAGCTCAACGTCAGCTGGGGCGTGGAGACCTTCCTCGGCCCGACCGTCGACTCCACCGACGAAATGGTCGCCCAGGTCGACGAGCAGCTCCTCCGGCTCGGCCGCTGCCAGAAGGGCGACGTCGTCATCATCACCGCCGGCTCCCCGCCCGGCGTCCCCGGCTCCACCAACCTCGTCCGCGTCCACCACATCGGCGAGGACGACTCCCCGAAGTAG
- a CDS encoding ANTAR domain-containing response regulator yields MSAAEPEQPVADDDQSHVPPLTTRVVIAEDEALIRLDLKEMLEEEGYTVVGEAGDGQTAVELAREHRPDLVILDVKMPVLDGISAAEKIAEESIAPVLMLTAFSQRELVERARDAGAMAYLVKPFSKSDVVPAIEMAVSRFTELKTLEQEIADLTQRLETRKLVDRAKSILQTQYGLTEPAAFRWIQKTSMDRRLSMQQVAEAVIEDAEEKKQQQKDQ; encoded by the coding sequence GTGAGCGCCGCCGAGCCCGAGCAGCCCGTCGCCGATGACGATCAGTCGCATGTCCCGCCGCTGACCACGCGCGTCGTGATCGCGGAGGACGAGGCCCTCATCCGTCTCGATCTCAAGGAGATGCTGGAGGAGGAGGGCTATACCGTCGTCGGCGAGGCCGGGGACGGTCAGACCGCCGTGGAGCTGGCCCGGGAGCACCGTCCGGACCTGGTGATCCTGGACGTGAAGATGCCGGTGCTGGACGGCATCTCGGCGGCCGAGAAGATCGCCGAGGAGAGCATCGCGCCGGTGCTGATGCTGACCGCGTTCTCGCAGCGTGAGCTGGTGGAGCGGGCGCGGGACGCGGGTGCGATGGCGTATCTGGTGAAGCCGTTCTCGAAGAGCGACGTGGTTCCCGCGATCGAGATGGCGGTGAGCCGGTTCACCGAGCTGAAGACGCTGGAGCAGGAGATCGCGGATCTCACCCAGCGGCTGGAGACCCGGAAGCTGGTGGACCGGGCGAAGAGCATTCTGCAGACGCAGTACGGGCTGACGGAGCCGGCGGCGTTCCGGTGGATCCAGAAGACGTCGATGGACCGGCGGCTGTCGATGCAGCAGGTCGCGGAGGCGGTCATCGAGGACGCCGAGGAGAAGAAGCAGCAGCAGAAGGACCAGTGA
- a CDS encoding ABC transporter ATP-binding protein — protein MTALLEVKDLRVAYGKIEAVKGISFSVEAGSAVTLIGTNGAGKTTTLRTLSGLLKPLGGTITFDGEPLDGVPAHKIVERGLAHSPEGRRLFPRLTIAENLQLGAFLRKDTDGITKDIQRVYELFPILGERSKQASGTLSGGEQQMLAMGRALMSRPKLLMLDEPSMGLSPIMMQKIMETIRELRSQGTTILLVEQNAQAALSLADQGHVMEIGRIVLSGTGASLLHDESVRKAYLGED, from the coding sequence ATGACCGCACTGCTCGAAGTCAAGGACCTCCGCGTCGCCTACGGCAAGATCGAAGCCGTCAAAGGTATCTCGTTCTCCGTCGAAGCCGGCTCGGCCGTCACCCTCATCGGCACCAACGGCGCCGGCAAGACCACCACCCTGCGCACCCTCTCCGGCCTCCTCAAGCCCCTCGGCGGCACCATCACCTTCGACGGCGAACCCCTCGACGGCGTGCCCGCCCACAAGATCGTCGAACGCGGCCTCGCCCACTCCCCCGAAGGCCGCCGCCTCTTCCCCCGCCTCACCATCGCCGAAAACCTCCAGCTCGGCGCCTTCCTCCGCAAGGACACCGACGGCATTACGAAAGACATCCAGCGCGTCTACGAGCTCTTCCCCATCCTCGGCGAACGCAGCAAACAAGCCTCCGGCACCCTCTCCGGCGGCGAGCAGCAAATGCTCGCCATGGGCCGCGCCCTGATGTCCCGCCCCAAACTCCTCATGCTCGACGAGCCCTCCATGGGCCTCTCCCCGATCATGATGCAGAAGATCATGGAAACCATCCGCGAACTCCGCTCCCAGGGCACCACCATCCTCCTCGTCGAACAGAACGCCCAGGCCGCGCTCTCCCTCGCCGACCAGGGACACGTCATGGAAATCGGCCGCATCGTCCTCTCCGGCACCGGCGCATCCCTCCTCCACGACGAATCCGTCCGCAAGGCCTATCTCGGCGAGGACTGA
- a CDS encoding ABC transporter ATP-binding protein, with translation MTTMTTTPSLAPTTDTDTVLRADGVTMRFGGLTAVRDVSLTVGTGEIVGLIGPNGAGKTTFFNCLTGLYVPTEGTVSYRGTRLSRKPHLVTQAGVARTFQNIRLFANMTVLENVLVGRHTRTKEGLWSALLRSPGFKKAERTSEQRAMELLEFTGLAHKRDHLARNLPYGEQRKLEIARALASEPGLLLLDEPTAGMNPQETRATQDLVLAIRAQGTAVLVIEHDMRFIFNLCDRVAVLVQGQKLIEGTADVVQADERVIAAYLGTPVEDTAAPDTATDPAAAPPDTAAPDTPDATAAPDAADEAAPTDPPAQGQTGDTP, from the coding sequence GTGACGACCATGACCACCACACCCAGCCTCGCACCCACCACCGACACCGACACCGTCCTGCGAGCCGACGGCGTCACCATGCGCTTCGGCGGACTCACCGCCGTACGCGACGTCAGCCTCACCGTCGGCACCGGCGAAATCGTCGGCCTCATCGGCCCCAACGGCGCCGGCAAAACCACCTTCTTCAACTGCCTCACCGGCCTCTACGTGCCCACCGAAGGCACCGTCAGCTACCGAGGCACCCGCCTCTCCCGCAAACCCCACCTCGTCACCCAGGCCGGAGTCGCCCGCACCTTCCAGAACATCCGCCTCTTCGCCAACATGACCGTCCTCGAAAACGTCCTCGTCGGACGGCACACCCGCACCAAAGAAGGACTCTGGTCCGCCCTCCTGCGCAGCCCCGGCTTCAAGAAAGCCGAACGCACCAGCGAACAACGCGCCATGGAACTCCTGGAATTCACCGGCCTCGCCCACAAACGCGACCACCTCGCCCGCAACCTCCCCTACGGCGAACAGCGCAAGCTCGAAATCGCCCGCGCCCTCGCCAGCGAACCGGGACTGCTGCTCCTGGACGAACCCACCGCCGGCATGAACCCCCAGGAGACCCGCGCCACCCAGGACCTCGTCCTCGCCATCCGCGCACAGGGCACCGCCGTCCTCGTCATCGAGCACGACATGCGCTTCATCTTCAACCTTTGCGACCGCGTCGCCGTCCTCGTCCAGGGCCAGAAACTCATCGAGGGCACCGCCGACGTCGTCCAGGCCGACGAACGCGTCATCGCCGCCTACCTGGGCACCCCCGTCGAGGACACCGCCGCCCCCGACACGGCCACGGACCCGGCCGCCGCCCCACCGGACACGGCCGCACCCGACACCCCGGACGCGACAGCAGCACCCGACGCAGCGGACGAGGCGGCCCCCACCGACCCGCCCGCCCAGGGACAGACCGGAGACACCCCATGA
- a CDS encoding branched-chain amino acid ABC transporter permease, producing MTTHTTTTPARGLIPLPERTARLTTAAGALATAATTGLSWTWSSDFPGDLTYYGSPAGLQLITLVGGLFTLLLATAALGVRGLQWLTPAGRNAPTLLAALATFAATWFTLLAIAVQLGGLVNLEPGGALAGLASLITLAGALALPPDQAADRPPTRPWQRFTASLAASPPRRRTRELPSWAEILIIAGAFAAGLLAFTYGIDTDDGAPFVGYLIFMALAVPALHRAGLIARLTALTHTHRGVTLGAAFAAAACFPFTQDTDQYTIIGANILIFATVALGLNVVVGLAGLLDLGYVAFLGVGAYAAALVSGSPESALGLHFPFWAALLTGAAASLVFGVLIGAPTLRLRGDYLAIVTLGFGEIFRIAMLNLNGTTGPDVTNGAMGIPNIPNLEIFGFNFGEPHHILGIPIATYGNYYLLMILVTAFVVLVFRRAAASRIGRAWIAIREDETAAIAMGINSFRLRLLAFALGASLAGLAGTVHAHVVTTATPEQFQFAGPQPPNSAFLLAAVILGGMGTLSGPLVGAALLFLIPAKLDFLQDYQLLLFGIALVLLMRFRPEGLIPDRRKQLEFHETGQLDVPDQRLPDADATLGATQAKA from the coding sequence ATGACCACCCACACCACCACGACCCCCGCCCGCGGCCTGATACCGCTCCCCGAACGCACCGCGCGCCTCACCACCGCCGCGGGCGCCCTCGCCACCGCCGCCACCACCGGCCTCTCCTGGACCTGGAGCAGCGACTTCCCCGGCGACCTCACCTACTACGGATCCCCCGCCGGCCTGCAGCTCATCACCCTCGTCGGCGGCCTGTTCACCCTCCTCCTGGCCACCGCGGCACTCGGCGTCCGCGGCCTGCAGTGGCTGACCCCCGCAGGACGCAACGCCCCCACCCTCCTCGCCGCCCTCGCCACCTTCGCCGCCACCTGGTTCACCCTCCTCGCCATCGCCGTCCAGCTCGGCGGGCTGGTCAACCTCGAACCCGGCGGCGCACTCGCCGGCCTCGCCTCGCTGATCACCCTCGCCGGCGCCCTCGCCCTGCCCCCCGACCAGGCCGCCGACCGGCCGCCCACCCGGCCATGGCAGCGCTTCACCGCGAGCCTCGCCGCCTCTCCCCCGAGGCGCCGCACCCGCGAACTCCCCTCCTGGGCCGAGATCCTGATCATCGCCGGCGCCTTCGCCGCCGGCCTCCTCGCCTTCACCTACGGCATCGACACCGATGACGGCGCCCCCTTCGTCGGCTACCTGATCTTCATGGCGCTCGCCGTCCCCGCCCTCCACCGGGCCGGACTCATCGCCCGCCTCACCGCACTCACCCACACCCACCGCGGCGTGACCCTCGGCGCGGCCTTCGCCGCCGCCGCCTGCTTCCCCTTCACCCAGGACACCGACCAGTACACGATCATCGGGGCCAACATCCTGATCTTCGCCACCGTCGCCCTGGGCCTCAACGTCGTCGTCGGCCTCGCCGGCCTCCTCGACCTCGGATACGTCGCCTTCCTCGGCGTCGGCGCCTACGCCGCCGCCCTCGTCTCCGGCTCCCCCGAATCCGCCCTCGGACTCCACTTCCCCTTCTGGGCGGCCCTCCTCACCGGCGCCGCCGCCTCCCTCGTCTTCGGCGTCCTCATCGGCGCCCCCACCCTCCGGCTGCGCGGCGACTACCTCGCCATCGTCACCCTCGGCTTCGGTGAGATCTTCCGCATCGCCATGCTCAACCTCAACGGCACCACCGGCCCCGACGTCACCAACGGCGCCATGGGCATCCCCAACATCCCCAACCTCGAAATCTTCGGGTTCAACTTCGGCGAACCCCACCACATCCTCGGCATCCCCATCGCCACCTACGGCAACTACTACCTGCTGATGATCCTCGTGACCGCCTTCGTCGTCCTCGTCTTCCGGCGTGCCGCCGCCTCCCGCATCGGCCGCGCCTGGATCGCCATCCGCGAGGACGAGACCGCCGCCATCGCCATGGGCATCAACAGCTTCCGCCTCCGCCTCCTCGCCTTCGCCCTCGGCGCCTCCCTCGCCGGACTCGCCGGCACCGTCCACGCCCACGTCGTCACCACCGCCACCCCCGAACAGTTCCAGTTCGCCGGCCCCCAGCCCCCCAACTCCGCCTTCCTCCTCGCCGCCGTCATCCTCGGCGGCATGGGCACCCTCAGCGGCCCCCTCGTCGGCGCCGCCCTCCTCTTCCTCATCCCCGCCAAACTCGACTTCCTCCAGGACTACCAACTCCTCCTCTTCGGCATCGCCCTCGTCCTCCTCATGCGCTTCCGCCCCGAAGGCCTCATCCCCGACCGCAGGAAACAGCTGGAGTTCCACGAAACCGGCCAACTCGACGTGCCCGACCAGCGCCTCCCCGACGCAGACGCCACCCTCGGCGCCACCCAGGCAAAGGCGTGA